The Phyllopteryx taeniolatus isolate TA_2022b chromosome 7, UOR_Ptae_1.2, whole genome shotgun sequence genome has a segment encoding these proteins:
- the si:dkeyp-51f12.3 gene encoding uncharacterized protein si:dkeyp-51f12.3, which translates to MPLPQGALLLLGVLLMVAGGLVALCAPLPSIAAPVLGLFLGIGGVGLLVCGLCMAMKNLQAAVPGHFLLHPRTGTRFSPQQSLAIQRRLDRIRREMSTDSVGGAPDPEPALEPVLPSTPPPWTMEPPPSYDTVMKIQEHGEQH; encoded by the exons ATGCCGCTGCCCCAGGGTGCGCTGCTGCTCCTGGGCGTGCTGCTGATGGTGGCCGGCGGCTTGGTGGCCCTGTGCGCGCCTCTGCCCAGCATTGCGGCTCCCGTCTTGGGGCTCTTCCTGGGCATCGGGGGCGTGGGCCTGCTGGTGTGCGGGCTGTGCATGGCCATGAAAAACCTGCAGGCGGCGGTGCCGGGACATTTCCTGCTGCACCCGCGCACGGGGACGCGCTTCAGCCCGCAGCAGTCGCTGGCCATACAAAG GAGGCTGGACCGAATTCGTCGAGAGATGTCAACGGACTCTGTCGGCGGCGCGCCGGACCCCGAACCGGCCCTCGAACCGGTCCTCCCGTCCACTCCTCCCCCTTGGACCATGGAACCTCCCCCGTCCTACGACACGGTGATGAAGATCCAAGAGCACGGCGAGCAGCACTAA
- the si:dkeyp-51f12.2 gene encoding uncharacterized protein si:dkeyp-51f12.2 — protein MPSLHHGAIFIGAFLIVTGGSTAFLASSQSRLQPFSLCCVVLGVVMLILGLFWAMNSKSPSNYNQQQFDPDCPHYPYNEFAGYSSHALFAHDGNRFPESQSVYQPGTLECQRHGARSEEFDYPPMDHGGFSPPPHPPPWLGPPPPYEVAIKTTCSSTHLRRAYSDTHLAAEPLFGRSREISFEV, from the exons ATGCCGTCCCTGCACCACGGAGCCATCTTCATCGGCGCCTTCCTCATCGTGACCGGCGGCTCCACCGCCTTCCTGGCCTCGTCGCAGAGTCGCCTGCAGCCGTTCTCCCTGTGCTGCGTGGTGCTCGGGGTGGTCATGCTCATCCTGGGCCTCTTCTGGGCCATGAACAGCAAGAGCCCCTCCAACTACAACCAGCAGCAGTTCGACCCTGACTGCCCTCACTACCCTTACAACGAGTTTGCCGGCTACAGCAGCCATGCCCTCTTTGCGCACGACGGAAATCGCTTCCCGGAGTCCCAGTCAGTATACCAGCCAGG GACTCTGGAGTGCCAAAGGCACGGCGCTCGCAGCGAGGAGTTCGACTATCCCCCCATGGACCACGGCGGTTTCAGTCCGCCGCCTCATCCTCCCCCCTGGCTGGGACCACCGCCTCCCTACGAGGTGGCCATCAAAACCACGTGCAGCTCCACGCACCTGCGCCGCGCCTACTCCGACACGCACCTGGCCGCCGAGCCGCTGTTCGGACGCTCCAGAGAGATCAGCTTTgaggtttga
- the dhcr24 gene encoding delta(24)-sterol reductase isoform X1 translates to MEPLLCVAFLALLLLLLWVRVKGVDYVLVHQRWLFVCLFLLPLSVVFDVYFYVRAWLIFKMCSAPKLHEQRVRDIQRQVRGWRKEGGKDFMCTGRPGWLTVSLRVGKYKTTHRNIAINMMDILEVDTEKQVVRVEPLANMGQVTALLTSIGWTLPVLPELDDLTVGGLVMGTGIESSSHIHGLFQHICVAYELVLADGSFVRCTEEENSDLFHAVPWSCGTLGFLVAAEVKIVPAKAWVKLRYEPVRGLDNICRRFAEASRDKRNTFVEGIQYTLDSAVVMTGSMSEHAEPDKINRIGLHYKPWFFKHVEGYLMGDQAGVEYIPLRQYYHRHTRSIFWELQDIIPFGNHLVFRWLLGWMVPPKISLLKLTQGETIRRLYEQHHVVQDMLVPMKRLRSAITRFHQDIEVYPLWLCPFLLPPGRGMVHPKGEEEELYVDVGAYGEPKVKDFEATASTRRLEKFVRDVHGFQMLYADIYMDRDEFWEMFDGQLYHKLRQELDCEDAFPEVYDKICKAARH, encoded by the exons ATGGAGCCGCTGCTCTGCGTCGCTTTTTTGGCACTTCTTCTGCTCCTTCTGTGGGTCCGCGTGAAAGGTGTCGACTACGTGCTGGTTCACCAGCGGTGGCTGTTTGTGTGCTTGTTCTTGCTGCCTCTGTCCGTCGTGTTCGACGTGTACTTCTACGTGCGAGCCTGGCTCATCTTCAAGATGTGCTCGGCGCCCAAACTGCACGAACAGCGCGTGCGTGACATCCAGAGACAG GTGCGCGGGTGGCGGAAGGAGGGCGGCAAGGACTTCATGTGCACAGGTCGACCTGGCTGGCTCACCGTGTCCCTGCGGGTGGGCAAGTACAAGACGACGCACAGGAACATCGCCATCAACATGATGGACATCCTGGAGGTGGACACGGAGAAGCAG gTGGTGCGAGTGGAGCCCCTGGCCAACATGGGTCAGGTGACGGCGCTCCTCACCTCCATTGGCTGGACGCTGCCTGTGCTCCCCGAGCTGGATGACCTCACGGTTG GTGGCTTGGTGATGGGCACCGGCATCGAGTCGTCCTCTCACATTCACGGCCTCTTCCAGCACATCTGCGTGGCCTACGAGCTGGTGCTGGCCGACGGCAGCTTTGTGCGCTGCACTGAG GAGGAGAACTCGGACCTCTTCCACGCAGTGCCGTGGTCCTGCGGCACTCTGGGTTTCCTGGTGGCGGCCGAGGTCAAAATCGTACCCGCCAAGGCGTGGGTGAAGCTGCGCTATGAGCCGGTGCGAGGCCTGGACAACATCTGCCGCCGCTTCGCCGAGGCATCCCGAGACAAGCGCAACACTTTCGTGGAGGGCATCCAGTACACGCTGGACTCTGCCGTCGTCATGACGGGCAGCATGAGCGAGCACGCCGAGCCCGACAAG ATCAACAGAATCGGCCTGCACTACAAACCCTGGTTCTTCAAACACGTGGAGGGGTACCTGATGGGCGACCAGGCCGGAGTGGAGTACATCCCCCTCCGCCAATActaccacagacacacacgcagcaTTTTCTGGGAGCtccag GATATTATCCCTTTTGGCAACCACCTAGTCTTCCGCTGGCTCTTGGGATGGATGGTCCCCCCCAAGATCTCCTTGCTGAAGCTGACGCAGGGAGAAACCATCCGGCGGCTGTACGAGCAGCACCACGTGGTCCAGGACATGTTGGTGCCTATGAAGCGCCTGCGATCGGCCATCACGCGCTTTCACCAGGACATCGAG GTTTACCCTCTCTGGCTCTGCCCATTCCTCCTGCCACCTGGCAGGGGCATGGTCCACCCCAAAGGTGAAGAGGAGGAGCTGTATGTGGACGTGGGCGCATACGGCGAGCCCAAAGTCAAAGATTTTGAGGCAACGGCGTCAACGCGGCGACTGGAGAAGTTTGTGCGAGACGTCCACGG GTTCCAGATGCTGTACGCAGACATCTACATGGACCGCGACGAGTTTTGGGAGATGTTTGATGGACAGCTGTATCACAAACTGAGACAGGAGCTCGACTGTGAGGACGCTTTCCCGGAGGTTTACGACAAAATCTGTAAGGCTGCCAGACACTGA
- the dhcr24 gene encoding delta(24)-sterol reductase isoform X2 produces MHILQIYQNNVKIQKYCGKNKIKSCKKKLKLKTKMEHFTTKILINNKAFLSLKQWKEASSITPLGSNQQRVESIQAQRVRGWRKEGGKDFMCTGRPGWLTVSLRVGKYKTTHRNIAINMMDILEVDTEKQVVRVEPLANMGQVTALLTSIGWTLPVLPELDDLTVGGLVMGTGIESSSHIHGLFQHICVAYELVLADGSFVRCTEEENSDLFHAVPWSCGTLGFLVAAEVKIVPAKAWVKLRYEPVRGLDNICRRFAEASRDKRNTFVEGIQYTLDSAVVMTGSMSEHAEPDKINRIGLHYKPWFFKHVEGYLMGDQAGVEYIPLRQYYHRHTRSIFWELQDIIPFGNHLVFRWLLGWMVPPKISLLKLTQGETIRRLYEQHHVVQDMLVPMKRLRSAITRFHQDIEVYPLWLCPFLLPPGRGMVHPKGEEEELYVDVGAYGEPKVKDFEATASTRRLEKFVRDVHGFQMLYADIYMDRDEFWEMFDGQLYHKLRQELDCEDAFPEVYDKICKAARH; encoded by the exons ATGCATATATTGCAAATATaccaaaataatgtaaaaatacaaaaatattgtggaaaaaataaaataaaatcatgtaaaaaaaaattaaaactgaaaacaaaaatggaacatTTTACAACAAAGATATTGATAAATAATAAAGCTTTTCTCTCATTGAAGCAATGGAAGGAAGCATCCTCGATTACACCACTTGGGAGCAACCAACAGAGGGTGGAATCCATTCAGGCCCAACGA GTGCGCGGGTGGCGGAAGGAGGGCGGCAAGGACTTCATGTGCACAGGTCGACCTGGCTGGCTCACCGTGTCCCTGCGGGTGGGCAAGTACAAGACGACGCACAGGAACATCGCCATCAACATGATGGACATCCTGGAGGTGGACACGGAGAAGCAG gTGGTGCGAGTGGAGCCCCTGGCCAACATGGGTCAGGTGACGGCGCTCCTCACCTCCATTGGCTGGACGCTGCCTGTGCTCCCCGAGCTGGATGACCTCACGGTTG GTGGCTTGGTGATGGGCACCGGCATCGAGTCGTCCTCTCACATTCACGGCCTCTTCCAGCACATCTGCGTGGCCTACGAGCTGGTGCTGGCCGACGGCAGCTTTGTGCGCTGCACTGAG GAGGAGAACTCGGACCTCTTCCACGCAGTGCCGTGGTCCTGCGGCACTCTGGGTTTCCTGGTGGCGGCCGAGGTCAAAATCGTACCCGCCAAGGCGTGGGTGAAGCTGCGCTATGAGCCGGTGCGAGGCCTGGACAACATCTGCCGCCGCTTCGCCGAGGCATCCCGAGACAAGCGCAACACTTTCGTGGAGGGCATCCAGTACACGCTGGACTCTGCCGTCGTCATGACGGGCAGCATGAGCGAGCACGCCGAGCCCGACAAG ATCAACAGAATCGGCCTGCACTACAAACCCTGGTTCTTCAAACACGTGGAGGGGTACCTGATGGGCGACCAGGCCGGAGTGGAGTACATCCCCCTCCGCCAATActaccacagacacacacgcagcaTTTTCTGGGAGCtccag GATATTATCCCTTTTGGCAACCACCTAGTCTTCCGCTGGCTCTTGGGATGGATGGTCCCCCCCAAGATCTCCTTGCTGAAGCTGACGCAGGGAGAAACCATCCGGCGGCTGTACGAGCAGCACCACGTGGTCCAGGACATGTTGGTGCCTATGAAGCGCCTGCGATCGGCCATCACGCGCTTTCACCAGGACATCGAG GTTTACCCTCTCTGGCTCTGCCCATTCCTCCTGCCACCTGGCAGGGGCATGGTCCACCCCAAAGGTGAAGAGGAGGAGCTGTATGTGGACGTGGGCGCATACGGCGAGCCCAAAGTCAAAGATTTTGAGGCAACGGCGTCAACGCGGCGACTGGAGAAGTTTGTGCGAGACGTCCACGG GTTCCAGATGCTGTACGCAGACATCTACATGGACCGCGACGAGTTTTGGGAGATGTTTGATGGACAGCTGTATCACAAACTGAGACAGGAGCTCGACTGTGAGGACGCTTTCCCGGAGGTTTACGACAAAATCTGTAAGGCTGCCAGACACTGA
- the dhcr24 gene encoding delta(24)-sterol reductase isoform X3, translating to MSTSTPFLHSSGIFSAARTSWSKTPQPPLLDASIHPQECHQDSSLDQWKEASSITPLGSNQQRVESIQAQRVRGWRKEGGKDFMCTGRPGWLTVSLRVGKYKTTHRNIAINMMDILEVDTEKQVVRVEPLANMGQVTALLTSIGWTLPVLPELDDLTVGGLVMGTGIESSSHIHGLFQHICVAYELVLADGSFVRCTEEENSDLFHAVPWSCGTLGFLVAAEVKIVPAKAWVKLRYEPVRGLDNICRRFAEASRDKRNTFVEGIQYTLDSAVVMTGSMSEHAEPDKINRIGLHYKPWFFKHVEGYLMGDQAGVEYIPLRQYYHRHTRSIFWELQDIIPFGNHLVFRWLLGWMVPPKISLLKLTQGETIRRLYEQHHVVQDMLVPMKRLRSAITRFHQDIEVYPLWLCPFLLPPGRGMVHPKGEEEELYVDVGAYGEPKVKDFEATASTRRLEKFVRDVHGFQMLYADIYMDRDEFWEMFDGQLYHKLRQELDCEDAFPEVYDKICKAARH from the exons atgagcaccagcacacctttcctccattcctcaggcatcttctcagcCGCtagaacaagctggtcaaaaactccacagccaccactcctagatgcttccatacatccgcaggaatgtcatcaggactcTTCTTTGGAT CAATGGAAGGAAGCATCCTCGATTACACCACTTGGGAGCAACCAACAGAGGGTGGAATCCATTCAGGCCCAACGA GTGCGCGGGTGGCGGAAGGAGGGCGGCAAGGACTTCATGTGCACAGGTCGACCTGGCTGGCTCACCGTGTCCCTGCGGGTGGGCAAGTACAAGACGACGCACAGGAACATCGCCATCAACATGATGGACATCCTGGAGGTGGACACGGAGAAGCAG gTGGTGCGAGTGGAGCCCCTGGCCAACATGGGTCAGGTGACGGCGCTCCTCACCTCCATTGGCTGGACGCTGCCTGTGCTCCCCGAGCTGGATGACCTCACGGTTG GTGGCTTGGTGATGGGCACCGGCATCGAGTCGTCCTCTCACATTCACGGCCTCTTCCAGCACATCTGCGTGGCCTACGAGCTGGTGCTGGCCGACGGCAGCTTTGTGCGCTGCACTGAG GAGGAGAACTCGGACCTCTTCCACGCAGTGCCGTGGTCCTGCGGCACTCTGGGTTTCCTGGTGGCGGCCGAGGTCAAAATCGTACCCGCCAAGGCGTGGGTGAAGCTGCGCTATGAGCCGGTGCGAGGCCTGGACAACATCTGCCGCCGCTTCGCCGAGGCATCCCGAGACAAGCGCAACACTTTCGTGGAGGGCATCCAGTACACGCTGGACTCTGCCGTCGTCATGACGGGCAGCATGAGCGAGCACGCCGAGCCCGACAAG ATCAACAGAATCGGCCTGCACTACAAACCCTGGTTCTTCAAACACGTGGAGGGGTACCTGATGGGCGACCAGGCCGGAGTGGAGTACATCCCCCTCCGCCAATActaccacagacacacacgcagcaTTTTCTGGGAGCtccag GATATTATCCCTTTTGGCAACCACCTAGTCTTCCGCTGGCTCTTGGGATGGATGGTCCCCCCCAAGATCTCCTTGCTGAAGCTGACGCAGGGAGAAACCATCCGGCGGCTGTACGAGCAGCACCACGTGGTCCAGGACATGTTGGTGCCTATGAAGCGCCTGCGATCGGCCATCACGCGCTTTCACCAGGACATCGAG GTTTACCCTCTCTGGCTCTGCCCATTCCTCCTGCCACCTGGCAGGGGCATGGTCCACCCCAAAGGTGAAGAGGAGGAGCTGTATGTGGACGTGGGCGCATACGGCGAGCCCAAAGTCAAAGATTTTGAGGCAACGGCGTCAACGCGGCGACTGGAGAAGTTTGTGCGAGACGTCCACGG GTTCCAGATGCTGTACGCAGACATCTACATGGACCGCGACGAGTTTTGGGAGATGTTTGATGGACAGCTGTATCACAAACTGAGACAGGAGCTCGACTGTGAGGACGCTTTCCCGGAGGTTTACGACAAAATCTGTAAGGCTGCCAGACACTGA
- the LOC133480568 gene encoding transcription factor 7-like 1-C, protein MMDDQEWKSIMEVINTDSGKMIKNQEQVAGAPHMVSVSQGPVRVIIGQICYQLVPGAVLPPPRPLPPNTKRTRNTSGPKEERPYIKKPPNAFMLFMKERRPVVKAQFQNSDSAAVNKILGQKWKSLPPAEQLPFFQESERLSLMHASVHPDWTCRDNYGRKKKRKCASAATSSNHLTISAPELATLFNPNEGPELDSILEPEESESPSSSSDAGPEADLTSALFRQLEELEAAEAAAASFSTLCRKVDTVAGERSKDWTILNI, encoded by the exons ATGATGGATGACCAAGAGTGGAAAAGTATTATGGAGGTGATCAACACGGACTCGGGCAAGATGATAAAAAATCAAGAGCAG gtcGCTGGTGCGCCACATATGGTGAGCGTCAGCCAAGGTCCTGTTCGAGTGAT AATAGGGCAAATCTGTTACCAGTTGGTGCCTGGCGCAGTtctccctcctcctcgtcctttGCCACCAAATACAAA GAGAACGAGGAATACATCAGGGCCCAAGGAGGAGAGGCCCTACATTAAGAAGCCCCCAAACGCCTTCATGCTGTTTATGAAGGAGCGGCGGCCTGTCGTGAAGGCCCAATTTCAAAACAGTGACAGCGCCGCTGTGAATAAAATCCTGGGGCAGAAG TGGAAGTCGCTGCCGCCGGCTGAGCAGCTCCCATTCTTCCAAGAATCGGAGCGGCTCAGCCTGATGCATGCCAGCGTGCACCCGGACTGGACCTGCAGAGACAACTAC ggcagaaagaaaaagagaaagtgCGCCAGTGCAGCCACCAGTTCAAATCATCTGACca tcTCTGCACCTGAGCTCGCAACTTTATTCAACCCGAATGAGGGGCCCGAGTTGGACTCGATTTTGGAACCGGAAGAGTCAGAGTCGCCGTCCTCCAGCTCGGATGCGGGGCCCGAGGCGGACCTGACCTCCGCCTTGTTCCGCCAACTGGAGGAGTTGGAGGCGGCGGAAGCAGCGGCGGCGTCGTTCTCAACTTTGTGCCGCAAAGTTGACACAGTAGCAGGAGAGAGATCTAAAGACTGGAccatattaaatatttaa
- the LOC133480570 gene encoding transcription factor 7-like 1-B: MVSVSQGPARVIIGQICYQLVSGAVLPPPRPLPPNTKTRNTSGPKEERPYIKKPPNAFMLFMKERRPVVKAQFQNSDSAAVNKILGQKWKSLPPAEQLPFFQESERLSLMHASVHPDWTCRDNYGRKKKRKCASAATSSNHLTISAPELATLFNPNEGPEMDSILELAESESPSSSSDAGPEADLTSALFRQLEELEAAEAAAASFSTLCCKIDTAEGERSKDWTILNI; the protein is encoded by the exons ATGGTGAGCGTCAGCCAAGGTCCTGCTCGAGTGAT AATAGGGCAAATCTGTTACCAGTTGGTGTCTGGCGCAGTtctccctcctcctcgtcctttGCCACCAAATACAAA AACGAGGAATACATCAGGGCCCAAGGAGGAGAGGCCCTACATTAAGAAGCCCCCAAACGCCTTCATGCTGTTTATGAAGGAGCGGCGGCCTGTCGTGAAGGCCCAATTTCAAAACAGTGACAGCGCCGCTGTGAATAAAATCCTGGGGCAGAAG TGGAAGTCGCTGCCGCCGGCTGAGCAGCTCCCATTCTTCCAAGAATCGGAGCGGCTCAGCCTGATGCATGCCAGCGTGCACCCGGACTGGACCTGCAGAGACAACTAC ggcagaaagaaaaagagaaagtgCGCCAGTGCAGCCACCAGTTCAAATCATCTGACca tcTCTGCACCTGAGCTTGCAACTTTATTCAACCCGAATGAGGGGCCCGAGATGGACTCAATTTTAGAACTGGCGGAGTCAGAGTCGCCGTCCTCCAGCTCGGATGCGGGGCCCGAGGCGGACCTGACCTCCGCCTTGTTCCGCCAACTGGAGGAGTTGGAGGCGGCGGAAGCAGCGGCGGCGTCGTTCTCAACTTTGTGCTGCAAAATTGACACAGCAGAGGGAGAGAGATCTAAAGACTGGAccatattaaatatttaa